A single genomic interval of Nycticebus coucang isolate mNycCou1 chromosome 21, mNycCou1.pri, whole genome shotgun sequence harbors:
- the OPRL1 gene encoding nociceptin receptor: MESLFPAPFWEVLYGSHLQDNVSLLSTNHSLLPPHLPPHLLLNTSHSAFLPLGLKVTIVGLYLAVCVGGLLGNCLVMYVILRHTKMKTATNIYIFNLALADTLVLLTLPFQGTDILLGFWPFGNALCKAVIAIDYYNMFTSTFTLTAMSVDRYVAICHPIRALDVRTSSKAQAINVAIWALASVVGVPVAIMGSAQVEDEEIECLVEIPTPQDYWGPVFAVCIFLFSFIIPVLIISVCYSLMICRLRGVRLLSGSREKDRNLRRITRLVLVVVAVFVCCWAPVQVFVLVQGLGVQPGSEAAVAVLRFCTALGYVNSCLNPILYAFLDENFKACFRKFCCASALRRDVQMSDRVRSIAKDVALACKTSETVPRPA, from the exons ATGGAGTCCCTCTTTCCTGCCCCATTCTGGGAGGTTCTCTATGGCAGCCACCTGCAGGACAACGTATCTCTCCTGAGCACTAACCACAGCCTGCTGCCGCCCCATCTGCCGCCCCATCTTCTGCTCAACACCAGCCACAGTGCCTTCCTGCCCCTTGGGCTCAAGGTCACCATCGTGGGGCTCTACCTGGCCGTATGTGTCGGGGGGCTGCTGGGGAACTGCCTCGTCATGTATGTCATCCTCAG GCACACCAAGATGAAGACAGCTACCAACATTTACATCTTTAACCTGGCCCTGGCAGATACCCTTGTCTTGCTAACGCTGCCCTTCCAGGGAACAGACATCCTCCTGGGCTTCTGGCCATTTGGGAATGCTCTGTGCAAGGCAGTCATTGCCATTGACTACTACAACATGTTCACCAGCACCTTTACCCTGACCGCCATGAGTGTAGACCGCTACGTAGCCATCTGCCACCCTATCCGTGCCCTCGATGTCCGGACATCCAGCAAGGCCCAGGCTATCAATGTGGCCATCTGGGCCCTGGCCTCTGTGGTTGGTGTTCCTGTTGCCATCATGGGCTCGGCCCAGGTCGAGGATGAAG AGATCGAGTGCCTGGTGGAGATCCCTACCCCACAGGACTACTGGGGCCCTGTGTTTGCTGTCTgcatcttcctcttctccttcatcaTCCCCGTGCTCATCATCTCTGTCTGCTACAGCCTCATGATCTGCCGGCTCCGTGGTGTGCGCCTGCTCTCAGGCTCTCGTGAGAAGGACAGGAACCTACGTCGCATCACCCGGCTGGTActggtggtggtggctgtgtTTGTGTGCTGCTGGGCACCTGTCCAGGTCTTTGTGTTAGTGCAGGGCCTGGGTGTTCAGCCAGGCAGTGAGGCTGCAGTGGCTGTTCTGCGTTTCTGCACAGCCCTGGGCTATGTCAATAGCTGCCTCAACCCTATCCTGTATGCCTTCCTGGATGAGAACTTCAAGGCCTGCTTCCGGAAGTTCTGCTGTGCGTCTGCCCTGCGGCGGGATGTGCAGATGTCTGACCGCGTGCGCAGCATTGCCAAGGATGTGGCCCTGGCCTGCAAGACCTCTGAGACTGTTCCACGGCCCGCATGA